In a single window of the Hyalangium gracile genome:
- a CDS encoding DUF2381 family protein, whose product MTLPLLSLPAHAQERPSPPEGSSSQGAVAPRSSTPGGDEGLTGLLVSGVMDGGGIRGAVIPSPRCSDASMKVTRAVSFRSAQRLAVWMEVQIPEASSWNLGRVLLVNEAEKVLRSLRVWPQGPLSSGRNTIILELEAGQRELREQYSLELHESGSGRIFTVWGIRFP is encoded by the coding sequence GTGACGCTCCCGCTGCTTTCACTGCCTGCTCACGCGCAGGAGCGCCCATCTCCACCCGAGGGCTCCTCTTCGCAAGGGGCCGTTGCGCCGCGTTCCTCCACGCCTGGTGGAGACGAAGGGCTCACGGGGCTGCTCGTCTCTGGGGTCATGGATGGGGGCGGGATCCGCGGAGCGGTGATTCCGTCTCCGCGGTGTTCTGACGCTTCCATGAAGGTGACACGGGCCGTCAGCTTCCGCTCTGCCCAGCGGCTCGCCGTGTGGATGGAAGTTCAGATCCCAGAGGCTTCGTCCTGGAACCTGGGACGTGTCCTGCTGGTGAACGAGGCCGAGAAGGTGTTGCGCTCCTTGAGAGTCTGGCCGCAGGGGCCTCTTTCTTCGGGCAGGAACACGATCATCCTCGAGCTGGAGGCGGGGCAGAGGGAGCTGCGAGAGCAGTACTCGCTCGAGCTGCATGAGTCGGGCAGCGGCCGCATCTTCACGGTGTGGGGCATCCGGTTTCCGTGA
- the traC gene encoding outer membrane exchange accessory lipoprotein TraC, giving the protein MRTFLHPERAFAEDAPVFTPARSRPTPARSPLALLALCVLFALSGCTAFSRAVKEGDQLTSERKWAEAEAAYLRALAVDPEASEVTVKLRAMRKDWSQEVYAEAERIHGTGDLPAAQKLLVRALELDGENEPARALLTRTLDARVEAAQKALKEERLQDARAEFDAVLAVSPDHPAARKGVDQVQVAWARRWFKTGQQLEEGGKLGNALLAYLRADQERVGATAARERAEAVRQKLRDDVAFLVVTTPVEDKAQSPDVVQRLGAGRLASMLPKELPIRVVTDAPESKVGVKLDLTLERVLPLKAVEQSQRSHRYLAGNRSVPNPRRRQYEDRLLQAERTMEEVERKQAGALREYLRRQAELNTVRQTAERCRERERKVCLELIQRCGEAASDLEKPGQVPEECNPAGCATRQCGQEEQLLASNAAVVLQLEKQLDGMLEQAESQRREVTRSRDLVFREPMTVDEPMYSDFVYDVELHRLTVKATVTSVLRDLLAAQAAPAPVTQDYDVAHEDFSHKGYDRYGVLADPVQLRTELELRVDVGDKAMGDLARRVMERFDVYRQKRLEDARRGMVRPGAEDVVETAVRVLLLTADKPPADILQPVAQARGLQRPEAIFGK; this is encoded by the coding sequence ATGCGCACATTCCTTCACCCGGAGCGCGCTTTTGCGGAAGATGCGCCCGTGTTCACGCCTGCCCGATCGCGTCCGACTCCCGCTCGCAGCCCCCTGGCGCTGCTGGCCCTGTGCGTCCTGTTCGCCCTGAGCGGTTGTACCGCCTTCAGCCGCGCCGTGAAGGAGGGTGACCAGCTCACCTCCGAGCGCAAGTGGGCCGAGGCCGAGGCCGCCTACCTGCGCGCGCTCGCCGTGGACCCCGAGGCCTCCGAAGTCACCGTGAAGCTGCGCGCCATGCGCAAGGACTGGAGCCAGGAGGTGTACGCGGAGGCCGAGCGCATCCACGGCACCGGAGACCTGCCCGCCGCCCAGAAGCTGCTCGTCCGGGCCCTGGAGCTGGACGGGGAGAACGAGCCCGCGCGAGCGCTGCTGACACGGACATTGGATGCGCGCGTGGAGGCGGCGCAGAAGGCCTTGAAGGAGGAGCGCCTGCAGGATGCGCGGGCCGAGTTCGACGCGGTGCTCGCCGTGTCGCCGGACCACCCGGCGGCGCGCAAGGGCGTGGACCAGGTGCAGGTGGCGTGGGCCAGGCGCTGGTTCAAGACGGGGCAGCAGCTCGAGGAGGGCGGCAAGCTGGGCAACGCGCTGCTGGCGTACCTGCGCGCCGATCAGGAGCGGGTGGGCGCCACGGCGGCCCGGGAGCGGGCCGAGGCGGTGCGCCAGAAGCTGCGCGACGACGTGGCCTTCCTGGTGGTGACGACGCCGGTGGAGGACAAGGCGCAGTCGCCGGACGTGGTGCAGCGGCTGGGCGCCGGGCGTCTGGCGTCCATGCTGCCCAAGGAGCTGCCCATCCGCGTGGTGACGGATGCCCCCGAGTCCAAGGTGGGCGTGAAGCTGGACCTGACGCTGGAGCGCGTGCTGCCCCTCAAGGCGGTGGAGCAGTCCCAGCGCAGCCACCGGTACCTGGCCGGCAACCGCTCCGTGCCCAACCCGCGCCGCCGTCAGTACGAGGATCGGCTGCTGCAGGCCGAGCGCACGATGGAGGAGGTGGAGCGCAAGCAGGCCGGGGCGCTGCGCGAGTATCTGCGCCGGCAGGCGGAGCTGAACACGGTGCGCCAGACGGCCGAGCGCTGCCGGGAGCGCGAGCGCAAGGTGTGCCTGGAGCTCATCCAGCGGTGCGGCGAGGCGGCCAGCGACCTGGAGAAGCCCGGCCAGGTGCCCGAGGAGTGCAACCCGGCGGGCTGCGCGACGCGGCAGTGCGGCCAGGAGGAGCAGCTGCTGGCCTCGAACGCCGCGGTGGTGCTGCAGCTGGAGAAGCAGCTGGATGGGATGCTCGAGCAGGCGGAGTCGCAGCGGCGCGAGGTCACCCGCTCCAGGGACCTCGTGTTCCGCGAGCCGATGACGGTGGACGAGCCGATGTACTCGGACTTCGTCTACGACGTGGAGCTGCACCGGCTGACCGTGAAGGCCACCGTCACCTCGGTGCTGAGGGACCTGCTGGCGGCGCAGGCGGCGCCGGCCCCGGTGACGCAGGACTATGACGTGGCGCACGAGGACTTCAGCCACAAGGGCTATGACCGGTACGGCGTGCTGGCGGACCCGGTGCAGCTGCGCACCGAGCTGGAGCTGCGCGTGGACGTGGGCGACAAGGCGATGGGAGACCTGGCCCGGCGCGTGATGGAGCGCTTCGACGTGTACCGCCAGAAGCGGCTGGAGGACGCGCGGCGCGGCATGGTGCGGCCCGGCGCCGAGGACGTGGTGGAGACGGCGGTGCGCGTGCTGCTGCTGACCGCGGACAAGCCCCCCGCGGACATCCTCCAGCCGGTGGCGCAGGCGCGTGGCCTGCAACGCCCGGAGGCCATCTTCGGCAAGTAA
- a CDS encoding response regulator, whose product MTFEEHGRPIEILLVEDNPGDVRLTIEALKEGKVRNNLSVAKDGVEALAFLRRQGNFSNATRPDLVLLDLNLPRKDGREVLAEIKEDPMLRRIPVVVLTTSKAEEDILRTYDLHANCYITKPVDLEQFISVVRSIDDFWLAVVRLPPKA is encoded by the coding sequence ATGACGTTCGAAGAGCATGGCAGGCCCATCGAGATCCTCCTGGTGGAGGACAACCCGGGCGACGTGAGGTTGACCATCGAGGCCCTCAAGGAGGGCAAGGTCCGCAACAACCTCTCCGTCGCGAAGGATGGGGTGGAGGCGCTGGCCTTCCTGCGGCGCCAGGGGAACTTCTCCAACGCCACGCGGCCGGACCTGGTCCTGTTGGACTTGAACCTGCCGCGCAAGGACGGGCGCGAGGTGCTGGCCGAGATCAAGGAGGATCCGATGCTGCGGCGCATCCCCGTGGTGGTGCTCACCACCTCGAAGGCCGAGGAGGACATCCTCCGCACCTATGATTTGCACGCCAACTGCTACATCACCAAGCCGGTGGACCTGGAGCAGTTCATCTCCGTGGTGCGCTCCATCGATGACTTCTGGCTCGCGGTGGTGCGGCTCCCCCCGAAAGCTTGA
- a CDS encoding PAS domain-containing protein has translation MLPDPPPEGASGGSVSEAFRQLAESIPQLVWTTRPDGFHDYYNRRWYEYTGLSPGQSHGEGWQGPFHPEDMPETLRRWHHSLRTGELYETEYRCRRHDGVYRWFLGRAHPVRDDTGRIVKWFGTCTDIDDQKRAAESMSFLAAAGSLLASSSLDYEATLSALTRLVVPRLADWCAIEIVNDDGTTRQLGVAHVDPAKVRYAEELRQRYPPRPEDPRGVLEVIRTGRPEFLPDIPDELLVAGSRDAEHLRIARELGLRSAMVLPLTARGRTLGALTLVTAESRRRFTSEDFALAEQLAHRAAMAVDNARLYRESVHAGERFRSLVTATAQAVWVTRPDGSIVEESPSWRAFTGQTHEEWKGTGWLSAIHPEDRESARRAWTDAVARGRSYETEYRLRRADGGYSITLARAVPVRNADGTVREWVGINIDLTAQREAESAARSLQLEQRARRHEALRADVSAALARPGPQAQMLQTACEAVVRHLDMAFSRVWLLDRDSAELRLWASAGRGTQPPGEHARIPLGQSKVGRIARERRPYATNALRKEPAASAPEWVLREGLVSFAGYPLVLGEQLVGVFAVYGTEPLVHETLDVLAAVAEIITQGVERRRAEESLRMHAQELARSNEELQQFAYVASHDLQEPLRMVASYTQLLARRYRGKLDSDADEFIGYAVEGVNRMQRLIQDLLAYSRVGTRGRELSPCDAGQALQRAVDNVRATLEETRGELTVAPLPRVLADETQLAQLFQNLLSNALKFHGQAPPKVEVSAQPQGPDWWRFTVKDEGLGIDSQYFDRIFIIFQRLHGREEYPGTGIGLAICKKIVERHGGRIGVESRPGAGSTFWFTLPAAPMAGANPKDSQE, from the coding sequence ATGCTCCCAGATCCTCCGCCAGAGGGCGCGTCAGGTGGCTCCGTGAGTGAAGCCTTCCGCCAGCTCGCCGAGAGCATTCCCCAGCTCGTGTGGACCACGCGCCCGGACGGCTTCCACGACTACTACAACCGGCGTTGGTACGAGTACACCGGCCTCTCCCCGGGCCAGTCCCACGGCGAGGGCTGGCAGGGCCCCTTCCACCCGGAGGACATGCCGGAGACGCTGCGGCGCTGGCACCACTCGCTGCGCACCGGCGAGCTCTACGAGACGGAGTACCGCTGCCGCCGCCATGATGGCGTCTACCGCTGGTTCCTCGGCCGGGCCCACCCGGTGCGCGACGACACCGGCCGCATCGTCAAGTGGTTCGGCACCTGCACGGACATCGATGACCAGAAGCGGGCCGCCGAGTCCATGAGCTTCCTGGCCGCGGCGGGCTCCCTGCTGGCCTCCTCGTCGCTGGACTATGAGGCCACGCTCTCCGCCCTCACGCGGCTGGTAGTGCCTCGCCTCGCAGACTGGTGCGCCATCGAGATCGTCAACGACGATGGCACCACGCGCCAGCTCGGCGTGGCCCATGTCGACCCAGCCAAGGTGCGCTACGCCGAGGAGCTGCGCCAGCGCTACCCACCGCGCCCGGAGGATCCCCGCGGAGTGCTCGAGGTCATCCGCACCGGCCGGCCGGAGTTCCTCCCGGACATCCCCGACGAGCTCCTGGTCGCGGGCTCGCGGGACGCCGAGCACCTGCGCATCGCTCGCGAGCTGGGGCTGCGCTCGGCCATGGTGCTGCCGCTCACCGCCCGGGGGCGCACCCTGGGGGCGCTCACGCTCGTCACCGCCGAGTCCCGGCGGCGCTTCACCTCCGAGGACTTCGCCCTCGCCGAGCAGCTCGCCCACCGCGCCGCCATGGCGGTGGACAATGCCCGGCTCTACCGCGAGTCCGTGCACGCCGGGGAGCGCTTCCGCTCGCTCGTCACCGCCACCGCCCAGGCGGTGTGGGTGACGCGGCCGGATGGCTCCATCGTGGAGGAATCGCCCTCCTGGCGCGCCTTCACCGGACAGACCCACGAGGAGTGGAAGGGCACCGGCTGGCTCAGCGCCATCCACCCCGAGGATCGCGAGTCCGCCCGGCGCGCGTGGACGGACGCCGTGGCGCGGGGGCGCTCCTACGAGACCGAGTACCGCCTGCGCCGGGCAGACGGTGGCTACAGCATCACGCTGGCGCGAGCGGTGCCCGTGCGCAACGCCGACGGCACCGTGCGCGAGTGGGTGGGCATCAACATCGATCTCACCGCGCAGCGCGAGGCCGAGTCCGCCGCCCGGAGCCTCCAGCTCGAGCAGCGCGCCCGGCGCCACGAGGCCCTGCGCGCGGACGTGAGCGCCGCGCTCGCCAGGCCGGGCCCCCAGGCCCAGATGCTCCAGACGGCGTGCGAGGCCGTGGTGCGACACCTGGACATGGCCTTCTCGCGGGTGTGGCTGCTCGACCGGGACAGCGCCGAGCTGCGCCTGTGGGCCAGCGCCGGGCGCGGCACCCAGCCGCCGGGAGAGCACGCCCGCATCCCCCTGGGCCAGTCGAAGGTCGGGCGCATCGCGCGGGAGCGCCGCCCGTACGCGACCAACGCGCTGCGCAAGGAGCCCGCGGCGAGCGCTCCCGAGTGGGTGCTCCGGGAGGGGCTGGTGTCGTTCGCCGGCTACCCGCTGGTGCTGGGCGAGCAGCTGGTGGGTGTGTTCGCCGTCTATGGCACGGAGCCCCTGGTTCACGAGACGCTCGACGTGCTCGCGGCGGTGGCCGAGATCATCACCCAGGGCGTGGAGCGCCGCCGCGCCGAGGAGTCCCTGCGGATGCACGCCCAGGAGCTGGCCCGCTCCAACGAGGAGCTCCAGCAGTTCGCCTACGTGGCCTCGCATGATTTGCAGGAGCCGCTGCGCATGGTGGCCAGCTACACCCAGCTGCTGGCGCGGCGCTACCGGGGCAAGCTGGACTCGGACGCGGACGAGTTCATCGGCTACGCGGTGGAGGGGGTGAACCGGATGCAGCGGCTCATCCAGGATCTGCTGGCCTACTCGCGCGTGGGCACCCGAGGCCGCGAGCTCAGCCCCTGCGATGCCGGCCAGGCGCTCCAGCGCGCGGTGGACAACGTGCGCGCCACGCTCGAGGAGACGCGCGGCGAGCTGACGGTGGCCCCGCTGCCCCGGGTGCTGGCGGATGAGACGCAGCTGGCCCAGCTCTTCCAGAACCTGCTCAGCAACGCGCTCAAGTTCCACGGCCAGGCCCCACCCAAGGTGGAGGTGTCAGCCCAGCCCCAGGGCCCGGACTGGTGGCGCTTCACGGTGAAGGACGAGGGGCTCGGCATCGATTCGCAGTACTTCGACCGCATCTTCATCATCTTCCAGCGCCTGCATGGCCGCGAGGAGTACCCTGGCACCGGCATCGGGCTGGCCATCTGCAAGAAGATCGTCGAGCGCCACGGAGGGCGCATCGGCGTGGAGTCCCGGCCCGGCGCGGGCTCCACGTTCTGGTTTACCCTGCCGGCGGCCCCCATGGCCGGCGCCAACCCCAAGGACTCCCAGGAATGA
- a CDS encoding DUF427 domain-containing protein, protein MAKATWNGIVLAESQRYELVEGNVYFPPESVQRERLRASPTHTTCAWKGVASYYDVVVDGQVNKDAAWCYPEPKEAARHIRDHVAFWKGVRVER, encoded by the coding sequence ATGGCCAAAGCAACGTGGAACGGCATCGTGCTGGCGGAGAGCCAGCGCTATGAGCTGGTCGAGGGCAATGTCTACTTTCCCCCAGAGTCCGTGCAGCGCGAGCGCCTGCGTGCGAGTCCCACGCACACCACCTGCGCCTGGAAGGGCGTGGCCAGCTACTACGACGTGGTGGTGGACGGGCAGGTGAACAAGGACGCGGCCTGGTGCTACCCGGAGCCCAAGGAGGCGGCCCGTCACATCCGCGATCACGTGGCCTTCTGGAAGGGCGTGCGGGTGGAGAGGTAG
- a CDS encoding response regulator, translated as MSRPVVVLAEDDGDVRETVTELLEQAGYRVVPCPTAFEALRAFFTEPRVDVLLLDWVLPDIQGRDLIRLLHNQRELADLPVVLTTGVDLELPSFEGAVCLLRKPFSPSELLRILRALTHPRGTSPSKASTCQVA; from the coding sequence ATGTCGCGCCCCGTGGTCGTCCTGGCTGAAGATGATGGCGACGTGCGCGAGACGGTGACGGAGCTCCTGGAGCAGGCGGGCTACCGCGTGGTGCCCTGCCCCACCGCCTTCGAGGCACTGCGCGCCTTCTTCACCGAGCCCCGGGTGGATGTGCTGCTGCTGGACTGGGTGCTGCCCGACATCCAGGGCAGGGATTTGATCCGGCTGCTCCACAATCAGCGCGAGCTGGCGGACCTGCCCGTGGTGCTCACCACGGGCGTGGACCTGGAGCTGCCCAGCTTCGAGGGAGCGGTGTGCCTGCTGCGCAAGCCGTTCTCTCCGTCGGAGCTGCTGCGCATCCTCCGTGCCCTCACCCACCCGCGGGGAACCTCGCCCTCCAAGGCGAGCACCTGCCAGGTGGCCTGA
- a CDS encoding FRG domain-containing protein → MNEQRVESWIELQEALFSGSWNEQISRFRPSIAFRGVPASAHDLSTSLNRHEGAFAAHERDLLRAFRKYARGGSRPCETVWDWLALAQHHGLPTRLLDWTFSPYVALHFLTEHPEQYDVDGAVWCVDYHETNRLLPKPLQAQLREEGADVFTAEMLAAVATDLPAFDRLTKHPFVLFFEPPSLDERIVNQFALFSVMNGPLHRLDTFLESQKKGVRRLIVPASLKWEVRDKLDQANVTERVLFPGLDGLSRWLRRYYSPPKR, encoded by the coding sequence GTGAACGAACAACGCGTCGAGAGCTGGATCGAGCTGCAGGAGGCGCTCTTCTCGGGCTCGTGGAACGAGCAGATCAGCCGCTTCCGCCCGAGCATCGCCTTCCGCGGCGTGCCCGCGTCCGCGCATGACCTCTCCACCTCGCTCAACCGCCACGAGGGGGCCTTCGCCGCTCACGAGAGGGATCTGCTGCGCGCCTTCCGCAAGTACGCGCGCGGAGGCAGCCGGCCCTGCGAGACGGTCTGGGACTGGCTGGCGCTGGCGCAACACCACGGGCTGCCCACGCGGCTGCTGGACTGGACGTTCAGCCCCTACGTCGCGCTCCACTTCCTGACGGAGCACCCGGAGCAGTACGACGTGGATGGGGCGGTGTGGTGCGTGGACTACCACGAGACGAACCGGCTGCTGCCGAAGCCCCTCCAGGCCCAGCTGCGCGAGGAGGGCGCGGACGTCTTCACCGCGGAGATGCTCGCGGCGGTGGCCACGGATCTGCCGGCCTTCGACCGGCTGACGAAGCACCCCTTCGTGCTCTTCTTCGAGCCGCCGTCCCTGGACGAGCGCATCGTGAACCAGTTCGCGCTCTTCTCGGTGATGAACGGCCCGCTGCACCGGCTGGACACCTTCCTGGAGAGCCAGAAGAAGGGCGTGCGCCGGCTCATCGTCCCGGCCTCGCTCAAGTGGGAGGTCCGGGACAAGCTGGACCAGGCGAACGTGACGGAGCGCGTGCTCTTCCCGGGCCTGGATGGCCTGAGCCGCTGGCTCAGGCGCTACTACAGCCCGCCGAAGCGCTGA
- a CDS encoding DsbA family oxidoreductase encodes MAEQSSLVRLQAEYDVELDWRGFELRPETPKGGILAEKLFPGRYDAMVARVEQVARMFGITTMRRRELMNNTRRAIALAEWARDQGKLHAFREAAMEAYWHRGENLEDEEVIGRVAEQAGLPARQALAAMDAPEYQARVDALRAEGNSLGVSGIPTVFVGNLRVVGAQPYEVYADAARRAGAKPRS; translated from the coding sequence ATCGCGGAGCAGAGCAGCCTGGTCAGGCTGCAAGCAGAGTATGACGTGGAGCTGGACTGGCGGGGCTTCGAGCTTCGCCCGGAGACGCCCAAGGGCGGCATCCTCGCGGAGAAGCTCTTCCCGGGCCGCTACGACGCCATGGTGGCCCGCGTGGAGCAGGTGGCCCGCATGTTCGGCATCACCACCATGCGGCGGCGCGAGCTGATGAACAACACGCGGCGCGCCATCGCGCTGGCCGAGTGGGCGCGCGACCAGGGCAAGCTGCACGCCTTCCGCGAGGCGGCCATGGAGGCCTACTGGCACCGGGGCGAGAACCTCGAGGATGAAGAGGTGATCGGCCGGGTCGCGGAGCAGGCAGGGCTGCCGGCCAGGCAGGCGCTCGCCGCCATGGACGCTCCGGAGTACCAGGCGCGGGTGGATGCGCTGCGGGCCGAGGGCAACTCGCTGGGTGTCAGCGGCATCCCCACCGTCTTCGTGGGCAACCTCCGGGTGGTCGGCGCCCAGCCGTACGAGGTGTACGCGGACGCCGCGCGGCGAGCGGGCGCGAAGCCCCGTTCCTAG
- a CDS encoding ATP-binding response regulator, protein MAPQEQPLRLLVVEDNPADARLIQEELREVPSVRIEMLHVMRLAEAERVALESKLDAVLLDLSLPDGHGLANISRLLQAAPAVPLVVLTGTDDEQLAVQAVHQGAQDYLVKGQVTGQLLVRALRYAIERKRVEEGLKREEAQRQTALFREQFLAVLGHDLRNPLNAISGNAGLLLRYGGLTEPQRKAINRISISSDRMARMINDLLDFTRARLGGGYPVNRARMNVHDVLRQVVEELEVAHPQRRLELDVSGNGWGDWDADRIAQAASNLVGNAVQYSPEDSPVGVSARDEGEGICVQVHNQGLPIPAERLPQIFDPFVRGVDSKRGAARTGLGLGLYITHEIVRAHGGTLRVTSTEADGTRFSMSLPRYATTA, encoded by the coding sequence ATGGCTCCGCAAGAACAGCCCCTGCGTCTGCTGGTGGTGGAGGACAACCCCGCCGACGCCCGGCTCATCCAGGAAGAGTTGAGGGAGGTGCCCTCCGTGCGCATCGAGATGCTGCACGTGATGCGCCTGGCGGAGGCGGAGCGGGTGGCCCTCGAGTCGAAGCTGGATGCGGTGCTGTTGGACCTCTCCCTGCCGGACGGGCACGGGCTGGCAAACATCTCTCGGCTGCTGCAGGCCGCGCCGGCGGTGCCGCTGGTGGTGCTCACGGGCACGGATGACGAGCAGCTCGCGGTGCAGGCGGTGCACCAGGGCGCCCAGGACTACCTGGTGAAGGGCCAGGTGACGGGCCAGCTGCTGGTGCGCGCGCTGCGCTATGCCATCGAGCGCAAGCGGGTGGAGGAGGGGCTCAAGCGCGAGGAGGCCCAGCGCCAGACGGCGCTCTTCCGCGAGCAGTTCCTGGCCGTGCTGGGGCATGACCTGCGCAACCCGCTCAATGCCATCTCCGGCAACGCGGGGCTGCTGCTGCGCTACGGCGGGCTGACCGAGCCCCAGCGCAAGGCCATCAACCGCATCTCCATCTCCTCGGACCGCATGGCCCGGATGATCAACGATCTGCTGGACTTCACGCGGGCGCGGCTGGGCGGCGGCTACCCGGTGAACCGGGCGCGGATGAACGTGCACGACGTGCTGCGCCAGGTGGTGGAGGAGCTGGAGGTGGCGCACCCGCAGCGGCGCCTGGAGCTGGACGTGTCGGGCAACGGGTGGGGCGACTGGGACGCGGACCGCATCGCCCAGGCCGCCTCCAATCTGGTGGGCAACGCGGTGCAGTACTCGCCCGAGGACAGCCCGGTGGGCGTGTCCGCCCGGGACGAGGGCGAGGGCATCTGCGTGCAGGTGCACAACCAGGGACTGCCCATCCCCGCGGAGCGGCTGCCCCAGATCTTCGATCCGTTCGTGCGCGGCGTGGACAGCAAGCGCGGCGCGGCCCGCACGGGCCTGGGACTGGGGCTCTACATCACCCACGAGATCGTCCGCGCCCACGGGGGCACGCTGCGCGTGACGTCCACCGAGGCGGACGGCACGCGCTTCTCGATGAGCCTGCCGCGCTACGCGACGACCGCCTGA
- a CDS encoding serine/threonine protein kinase, producing the protein MVVHAENFQVAPEALLPGTEVNGWRVRERLGAGGFGAAYQVESVLRPGEFYALKMARSLVDERTGREVALLLTRAVHPHVVRLHAFGRWPHPVTGYLYFIMDWVQGLALDTWAETHNPTVRSVVEKLAAVALTLENLHADGVLHRDLKPEHLLVRDTDGKPVLIDFGVGWYEGADNLTTQGLAPGTPHLRSPEAVAFWRKHGGRAGQRYAYSPADDQYALGVTSYRVLTGHWPFPPHLERKVLFGAIESLMPPAPSAVNPRVPRSVDEVILRMMAKRPQDRFPSCGAAHVALIGSLTFAGSPAVETELFKWKQGDAAEPRRVCLPEWPTDPKTATAPKLKQPDAPAQEAEKGQEAPAPAKALVPAPSAPRKEKRSWRRHLLAALAGALAVWGVVALTGLSPREWLGKSSVEPPPVQTQTHTTSGVGQKSSNLAGQKVDPGAEWAEPFWAAVPLREPTPAVVVSTTKLEETFPVKTQKKVEPTAAPQVPESAVERPARKGLEGARKALAGAAATCTLLSGCASLPPLPPSGGRCSDQAWKDMIKLRTGPFLARPLEYAKEDVDTIITVRESEQIVWTAPPHATRVPRGSSFIGRLWVRETGVYGRIHQIVTPSGDKYAVCLEMARQPPLTYDPETNLTTVGPFSPGANLAEPLTQQGVGKVRIGDLRFIPTRVWGELNGEWPMAD; encoded by the coding sequence ATGGTCGTACACGCGGAGAACTTCCAGGTCGCCCCCGAGGCGCTGCTGCCCGGGACCGAGGTGAACGGCTGGCGCGTCCGGGAGCGGCTGGGAGCGGGAGGCTTCGGCGCCGCCTACCAGGTGGAGTCCGTGCTCCGACCCGGTGAGTTCTATGCTCTCAAGATGGCTCGGAGCCTGGTGGACGAGCGGACCGGGCGGGAGGTTGCCCTGCTGCTGACGCGGGCGGTCCACCCCCACGTGGTGCGGCTGCACGCCTTCGGGCGCTGGCCCCACCCGGTGACGGGCTACCTCTACTTCATCATGGACTGGGTGCAGGGGCTGGCGCTGGACACCTGGGCCGAGACGCACAACCCGACGGTCCGGTCCGTCGTCGAGAAGCTGGCCGCGGTGGCCCTCACGCTGGAGAACCTGCACGCCGATGGGGTGCTGCACCGGGACCTCAAGCCCGAGCACCTGCTCGTCCGAGACACCGACGGCAAGCCGGTGCTCATCGACTTCGGGGTGGGCTGGTACGAGGGCGCCGACAACCTCACCACCCAGGGGCTGGCCCCCGGCACCCCGCACCTGCGCTCGCCGGAGGCCGTGGCCTTTTGGCGCAAGCACGGCGGGAGGGCCGGGCAGCGCTACGCGTACTCGCCCGCGGATGACCAGTATGCGCTGGGCGTCACGTCCTACCGGGTGCTCACGGGGCACTGGCCCTTTCCCCCGCACCTGGAGCGCAAGGTCTTGTTCGGAGCCATCGAGTCGCTGATGCCTCCGGCTCCTTCGGCGGTGAACCCGCGTGTGCCCCGCTCGGTGGACGAGGTCATCCTGCGGATGATGGCCAAGAGGCCCCAGGACCGCTTCCCGTCCTGTGGGGCGGCCCATGTGGCGCTGATCGGCTCGCTCACCTTCGCCGGCTCTCCGGCCGTGGAGACGGAGCTCTTCAAGTGGAAGCAGGGCGACGCGGCCGAGCCACGCCGGGTCTGCCTGCCCGAGTGGCCGACGGACCCGAAGACCGCGACGGCTCCTAAGCTGAAGCAGCCGGATGCTCCCGCTCAGGAGGCGGAGAAGGGACAGGAGGCGCCTGCGCCCGCGAAGGCGCTCGTGCCCGCGCCGAGCGCTCCTCGGAAGGAGAAGCGCTCCTGGCGACGTCACCTCCTGGCCGCGCTTGCTGGAGCCCTGGCGGTCTGGGGGGTGGTCGCGCTGACGGGGCTCTCTCCTCGCGAGTGGCTGGGGAAAAGCAGCGTCGAGCCACCGCCTGTACAAACGCAAACCCACACAACCTCAGGGGTGGGACAAAAATCATCCAACCTTGCAGGTCAGAAAGTGGATCCGGGGGCCGAGTGGGCTGAACCTTTCTGGGCCGCGGTCCCGCTTCGGGAGCCAACCCCCGCGGTCGTCGTTTCCACGACGAAGCTAGAGGAAACGTTCCCCGTGAAGACCCAGAAGAAAGTGGAGCCGACAGCGGCTCCGCAGGTGCCCGAGTCAGCCGTCGAGAGGCCCGCCAGGAAAGGACTGGAGGGCGCGCGCAAAGCCCTGGCCGGCGCCGCTGCTACCTGCACGCTCCTGAGTGGCTGCGCGAGCCTTCCACCCCTGCCTCCTTCGGGGGGCCGGTGCTCGGATCAGGCCTGGAAGGACATGATCAAGCTCCGGACGGGTCCCTTCCTCGCCAGGCCCCTCGAGTACGCCAAGGAGGACGTGGACACGATCATCACCGTGCGTGAGTCCGAGCAGATTGTGTGGACCGCGCCACCGCATGCCACTCGCGTGCCGCGAGGAAGCAGCTTCATCGGGCGGCTCTGGGTCCGCGAGACGGGCGTGTATGGGCGCATCCATCAAATCGTGACACCGTCTGGGGACAAGTACGCCGTGTGCCTGGAGATGGCTCGCCAGCCGCCCCTCACCTACGACCCTGAAACAAACCTCACGACTGTGGGCCCTTTTTCCCCGGGCGCCAACCTCGCGGAGCCTCTCACGCAGCAGGGAGTCGGGAAGGTCCGTATCGGAGACCTCCGATTCATCCCCACGCGTGTGTGGGGTGAGCTCAATGGGGAATGGCCGATGGCGGACTGA